The window ACAGTAACCACCTCTAACGAAACCTATACCTATACATGCAACCTGATGAAATGCCTTCATATTCTAAATTCTCAACTACATGCTCTACATTACATAACATAGGATGATCCCGTCCTCAAAACACTTTAAACAGCACTTTTTCTATAAGAATAGAACAGTGACATTGGTGTCTATTGTAACTAACCATTCCATATTCCCTTTGAAGAGATACTACAGTGAAAAGAGGATATGATTagatgatgacggcagcaGTGACCACCACGAtgatgccaagctgcaggaCATAGCTGCAGGACATCAATATAATGAATGATATCCATCAACTCTTTCCGAAAAGACAAGCAACTACTTGCATCTAACTTTTATTACTCGAAATTAGCCGTCGGCCTTACCGGGATGACTCAATTAGCGGCAATACGATCTTCTGTTGGATATAGAAGCCTCCATTGGGATGCCTGCCGTCGGTCATCTGTGGGTTCGCGGGCCGATGGGATAGCTCGCCCCAGGATAATCACGTCAGAGGGCCACTAAACTATTACTGTACGGCCAATCTGTATACGAAAGGGGATGAGATCTTTAATCGTCTCGAATACTTTGATGGCTTTCCAGCAGATTTGGAGAAAATGATCATTTTGAGCTTCAGCCTTCAAAGAGGGCTGAACTGTCCAATGGGAAAACAGCCGCCAATAGCCAGCACCCATGTATACACGCACGCATGAACGGATATAACCTCAAACGCGGCGCGCATTTTAGTGTACCAGAGCATCGGAAGTACCAGAAAGCCGGGCCAGATCGATCGCTCTCAAGCCATCCTTTTGACAGCGGGTAACCGGCATCGGATTTTGCAGCCTCTCGCCCAGCGACAGCTAGCTGACGTTGAGGCTGAGGTGGCTTACTGCGTAGCCAATGGCGAGCTCTTCCAAACACCATCGCTCTGGAAAGTTGGTCTCAGTGTTTCGATGCTAGTGACCCAGCTAACCAAgtcaagatgctgcagatgtCCGCCATCAGAAAGATTTCTAAGAAACTAGgagctgaagcagaagatgggTTGATGGCGTAAAGTTTATCGCAGTCGTCGGCGTACACGACCAAAGTCCGTTGTCTGCTATAGCCGCCCGGGCCGAATacgcagcagaagaagaatgttCTACGTTCGTTGCGAAACTCTTTCTTTTAcctacttttatttataaaacaTATTCCTTTACTCAGTTGAATCAAAGTGCCTGCGGAAAGCCGCGCAGAATTAATTCCGATTGTCAGCGAAACCAACGAGACTAGCGATAGGCTCTTCACCCTCGTCCCGATAATTCGCTATGCAATAGCGACCATGAGCTTCAAAATAATAAGCGTCCACTTTCAATTGATTGAGGGGATGATTGATTGATCCTTTGGAACCATGGATTTTCCGGGACCTCCGCCACCTGGAATTGATCTCAGTCAGGACAGGTCGGCCAATCTTATTGGAGCATGGAGTTCGACTTGGGGTATGGCAGTGATAGCGGTGATCTTGCGCGTCAGTTGTCGAAAATTAGTCAAAGTCAGGTTATGGCTGGATGATtggctcatcatcatctctctaGTATGAATCGTCCCTCTCCCTTGGAACTGCGATATCTTCCCGTTCTTTTTTAAAGCAAGCTGTGCTAACGGGGTCTATATAGCTCTTTTCCGGCGGTTTCATGTTTACTGTCAGCATATATAGTGAGTTGTTTTCCATACTCTGACCTCTCAGATGATGGCATCTCATGGCTCACAAGCCCCTAGTGGTGAACAATGGCTTCTGCAAGCATATATGGGCTGGCCCTCcagaagctggcagagaCTGGGCGTTGGGGCTATTCACCACCGAATTCACTTATACAGTCGCGCTCTGTTTGGTCAAACTGTcaattattactttttactGGCGAATCTTCATCATCCGGCTTGTGGATAAAATAATCCTTGGGATTTTGGCCGGTATGGTTATCTGCTGGGGAGTAGGTTCTGTATGCTCgagccctcttctcccatcaaTCAGTTTCTAGAGATGAAAGCTAACGTATGGTAGATGATAACATCAGTCCTTCAATGCATACCAATATCCGCTCTCTGGAACCAGTTCGATCCGATAAACCCGCCGGACCCGTCCACGTTTGAATGCAGTGTCAAGGTCCATCCCTTCTTCATTGGAAAGGCTGTTCCACATATCGCCACAGATATACTTATTTTGATCTTCCCACTGCCTTATATTTGGAATCTTCGATTACGCTTGTCGCAAAAGATTGCGACCTCGttcatctttggcgtggGGATTTTGTAAGGCTTATTCCTAACCTCCTGCAAACGCACCGGCCAATTCTAACAACGCCCTAGTGTCACGGCCGTCTCGATTACCAGACTTGTTTTTGTCCTTGAATTAGACCTCAATTCCCCCGATGTTACGTGGAATGAGTGCACAGAGATGATATGGACTGGGGTCGAAACATATGTTGGCACTGTCTGTGGTATGTATCGCCGCTCCCGTATTTCTTGCCTCTCTCCTAAACATGTTGCTAATGGAACTCGACTAGCTTGCTTACCATCTCTGAAGCCGATATTCAACCTCATCCTCTACGGCAGCATTTATCCAAAGTCGTATTATAGACCCAATGTATCCGATGCAGAAACGATCCATGAGATAGCAGAAGCGGCCAAGCGGCGAtatcaccaccagcagcgcgATGCAAGCATTCCAAGCGCATACTTGTTTGCTTCGATGAGAGGCGCCATGGATTTACATACGTTTGAACAGCTTTCCGGGACCGAGGCTGGCAGTGTACGCAGTATGCACGAATTCACAGCTGGTGATATCGAGATGGAGAGCCATGGGGAGGGCTTCAAAGGATCTCGCTCAGATGAAGCGAAACGTCAAGACGGCACATGACGACAGTAACCACGATAAGACTATAGTTGTCAGAAATTGGGAGCACGAGTGGAGTTACGTATGGCTCTATACTCTGTTATTGCGAATTCATTCAGTCATAAATAGACCTAGAATTATAGACAATATGCTTATTCATTTGTAACTCTTGGTGAAGAGTAGTGGAGAAACAAGGATTACAGTGGTGCATCAATGGTCAGCAACAACGCTACATGGCAAAACTTGAGCCTCAGATCTCACCACCTGATCACCTCTCAGCGGGGCCGTTTTCCATTGCTTTGCTATCCATACAACTATTCTCACCTTGATAAAACTTTTGTAATGTTGCGGCCATCATGAGCGCTCCTGCAGAACCTCATTCATGCGACCTCTGTCAAACAAGATTAACTCTCACATTCGGCAACTATTACTCTGACCAGGGTTGGTTCGAGCTCATAGAGGAAAACTACTACGCCACAGGAGAAGCTTACGTCTTCAATATCGCATATGACGAGGCATCATCGTTGGCAGATCAAGGCTGCAAACTATTCAAATGGCTTGTGACTCTGCGTCGAGATGATACTCACTCGGAGAGTTACCTGCGCGCTTACTTTGCGCACAACTCGAGAGAGCAGATGGTGCTTGATTGGGTGGATGAGTTGGATGATCACATTGATGGTGGGACTTTGGAGAGGAAATTAATCGCTTGTGCGGAAAGAAGGtgagtttttcttttcctttcttctcatttttATACCTTTACGAGTTCTTGTCCTGTATACAATTTCGGGCTGATGAGGGCTAGTGAATTGGCGGCGAAGGAGGTTACCTATAGACCACCCTGCCTATTTCCATCATCTAAAGAGACGTTCACAACACTCAAAACCTGGCTTCAAGAATGCTCTGAAACACATTCAGAGTGtcaacaacttcaacaaaGCGCCAAGTCTCCAGGGAAAGCAGCCTCGGGACCTCGCCGCCTACTACATCTCTCCGGAAACGCTTCGCATCCCCAAATACGGCTTCAAGAAAATCACACTGCAAGCAAAGTGCCCCAATACATTGCTCTGAGCTACTGCTGGGGCGGAGATCAGCCCGTCAAACTTCTCAACTATCTCGTGCAGTCGTGGGTAAAGGATATGCCTTACGCTCAATTGCCGCAGACACTCAAAGATGCTATCCAAGTAACAATGGACTTGGGCCTACAACATCTCTGGGTCGACGCCCTTTGCATCATACAAGACTCAGACCAGGATAAAGCAGAGCAGATTTCGCGCATGGCAGATATTTACGAGCAAGCGTACGTCACAATCTCCGCCGCTAGAGCAACCGCCGTTCCTGAGGGCTTCCTCCATAGCCGATATATTGCTGGAGAGCAAAGCTTTCGGATGCCTTTTACCTGTGAAGATGGACAGCCAAGCGCAGTCATACTCTGGCAAGGCAGAGAGCTAGATGCATGGGAGCCCATTGACAAGCGATCTTGGTGTCTTCAAGAATCCATCCTGTCGCCGCGAGTGCTTGAATACGGTACGCATAATATCAGATACCACTGCGCTCGAAGCCGTGGCGATGAATCCCAGCTGCAATCCGACGGCTGGATCGGACACTCCAAAGCATTCGCCCAGCTCAACATGTCCCATCCGCTTACATCCAGCGTTGACTGGGCAAGTCTCGACGATCCCTACAAATTCGTCCAAGTCTGGCAGACGCTCGTATCGCATTATACGCGCCGCGGTCTGGGCTGGTACCAGGACAAGCTcctcgccatctcggccattgcCAGAAAAATGAGCCGCAGCACCAACAAGACTTACATCGCAGGGCTATGGGCAGAACATCTCGGCGAGCTCTTACGATGGCATCCGAACCACGACCCAGATGCACAGGAGACGCCGCGTCGACACGCTACGTATGTTGCGCCGTCTTGGTCATGGGGCTCGTTCAGTGGTGAGATTGACTTTACGTTTGGATCAAGCTTGTAtttgctggagcttgtgAGTTGCGAGGTTGTTACGACAATGGCGAATGACGAGTTCAGTGCGGTAACGGCTGCGAGGCTGGAGATTAAGACGCTGTTGTTCCGAGCGAGGATTCGAAAGGGTTTTTATGGGTGGTCTTTGTGGGACGAGCAGACGCAGGATGAGGTGGATGGATCCATGAGGTTTGATGTAGCCGAGGATGCTGTCGATGGTGAAGTTGCGGAGGACGAGCAAGTATTGCTAGCACTAGTCATGTCTCAAGATGCGCTGCTTTTGAAGAAAGCACAAACTAGCAGTGGCGATGTTTATACACGAATCGGGGTATACAGAGAGGGACAGCGCTCGACGAACCTGCCACGGTGGGAAATGGGCCAAGTAGTCATCATATAAACAGCATCAATCTTGATCAGTAGAGGCCGTTATTACGCCTTTCCAGCTGCACATGATACAATGGCCTCCCCCAATCCCCGATTCTTCCCCACGGACAAACTGGCAGAAATAGCGCTGCACGTGAAATGTCGTGCGAGGCCGAGAACCCACCGCCCCACGCCGATGTCCCGGACCTACAGCAATTACAAAGCCACGGCTTGTCGGTTCAACATCTCATCTAAATCTTGAATAAAAACTCAAGTGAGAGGTGAATCGACACTCTCATTACACTTGCTCTGTATCTTGTTAGTTATTGATATTCAATCAGCATTgtggttgctgctgctgctgctttccaAAATGAGATGCCACCAATCCCTCCGATTGGCCAGCCGGCGCCTGCAGAGACCATTTCTGGCTTACACACCAGCATCACGACTAACctcctcatcaccatctcATAAAACAACACACTctcgcctcttctcctcatcatcctcgctcTTCTCAGGCTCCCCCCGCGCCCTCAAATCCAGCTCTCAACTTCCCCTGCCTCGACAAGCTCGAATCCCGCTCCGCCCAGCTCAGCGCCAACCCAAACTCCCGcacctcatcatcatcatcatcaaccgcCGGCCCAGAGCCCTCATACACCTCCGGCGTCACGCTCAACTACCACTGCAAAGACCCCCTCCTGCTCGACTGGGGCGGCATCCTGCCCTCCTTCAACATCGCCTACGAATCATGGGGCGCTCTCAACGCCGACCGCTCCAACGTCATCCTCCTGCACACCGGCCTGTCTGCCTCGTCCCACGCCCATTCCACAGAGGCCAATCCCGCGCCCGGCTGGTGGGAGAAGTTCATCGGCCCGGGAGCCCCCCCTGGATACTGACCGCTTCCACATCATCTGCACAAACGTCATCGGCGGGTGCTATGGCTCGACAGGCCCCAGCAGCGTCGACCCGGCCAACGGCGAGATGTACGCCACGCGCTTCCCCATCCTGACGATGCACGACATGGTGCGCGCGCAGTTCCGCCTGCTGGACCACCTCGGCATCGACCGCCTCTACGCCAGCGTCGGCTCCAGCATGGGCGGCATGCAGTCGCTCGCCGCGGCGGTGCTGTTCCCGGAGCGAGTCTCGCGCGTGGCCACCATCAGCGGCTGCGCGAGGAGCCACCCGTACAGCATCGCCATGCGCCACACGCAGCGCCAGGTGCTGATGATGGACCCCAACTGGAACCGCGGCTTCTACTACGGCCGCGTGCCGCCCCACGCCGGCATGAAGCTGGCCCGCGAGATTGCCACCGTCACGTACCGCTCCGGGCCCGAGTGGGAGCAGCGCTTCGGCCGCCGGAGGGCCGATCCCAGCAAGCCCCCGGCGCTGTGCCCGGACTTCCTCATCGAGACGTATCTCGACCACGCCGGCGAGAAGTGGTGCCTGACGTACGACCCCAACAGCCTGCTGTACGTCAGCAAGGCCATGGACCTCTTCGACCTCGGCTACGAAAACCAGGCCAGCACTCAAGCTCGCCGCGCCGCTCGAAAGGATGCCCTCGCCGCCGGTGAATATTCCGAGTCCGCCGATGCCCAATGCAGCCTCACCCTTCCCAGCGAGCCCTACCAAGAGCAGCCCGATTCTCAGAGCAGCACCGAGTTTGGCGGAACCTCAGACTCTCCCTCATCGCCACCAAACCCAGCATCCTCTCGACCTCCCGAAGACTTGATTCGCGGCCTGTCTGCCCTCCGCGATATCCCCACGCTCGTCATGGGTGTTGCCAGCGATATCCTCTTCCCGGCATGGCAGCAGCGTGAGATTGCCGAGTCTCTACGCCTAGGCGGAAATCGCAGCGTCACACACGTAGAGCTGAGCGAGGAGACGAGTTTGTTCGGCCACGACACATTTTTGCTCGACTTGAAAAACGTAGGGGGGGAATTTGAGGTTGTTTTTGAACTAGACGAGGAAAAGTGGGGGAGTTGCGCGTAGAGTGTGAGGAATTGCTGTATATAGCATTGTTTATTCTTTCGTCTTCTCACCTTGTTCTCCCAAAAGTACAGTATATTCTGGAATCTGCGATTAAGCACACTCGGCGTTGTTGGGTCCAATTGAACATCATCCTTTTTGCAACATCCTATGCATGTACATATTTATATATCCTGGGCCAAAATTTTCTTCACTATACTAATACAGTCCCCCTCTTGCAAAACAGAAAACAGCACCCCTTTCCCTCAAGTAGCTACACAATTCCTCCGATAATCGACTCAAATACTAGCCCAGCTGGTAATTATAGAATGTACGTTCTGTACAGATAGTAACGAATGACGTGAATGAAAACATCTTTttgtaaaagaagaaaaaaacccaACGCTTGCAAAAAGCATCAAAATAAACCCTGCTCCGTCATCCCATGTCAACACGGTCGTTAAGTacaacaagaaaaaagctagggggaaaaaaaaaacaaagagaaagaaattgTGACTGGGTGGAAAGGAAATCCTTTAGATAAATGTCGATCCTGAAGGGGAATACAGGGGACTTGGCGTTAATGGGCCCTTCTCTCTCATAAGTGGCGGCAAGTTGATTGGCGAGGGTGTAGGCCGTGGAGGtgccttttttgcttcaacGCGTATTACGGGGCTTGACTTTACGCTGGGGCTAGCAACATCATGGATGGAGAATTCGTTGGCAAGAGGCGACGGCTGAGGAGCATCAAAAGTCATCTCAAACGACTTGGCCAGATCTTCGCTCGTGGCTGATATGGCTTTTTCAAGAGATGGAAACGTCGGGCTAGGAATTCGCGGTGCAATATCGGATGTAGGGGTTGAGAGAGACCAGCTTGGTGAGGCCGGGGGCTGACCCTTTGGAGTTCGTGGTGGTTTTGGCAGTGGGGGAGTTTCGCGTGTCTGACCGGTCAAATCCAAAGCCTCCCCATTTGGAAAATGGGCGAGGGCTTCGTTCCTCGGTCCGTCTGTCTGGGGAGTCCTCAAAAGGCACCTGCGGGCGAAGAGGCTGTCGCCCTCGAGGAAGCCCCTTCATGACTGGAAACTCGCCCTCCATAGGGGTTCTGGCAGCAAAAGGGCTCATGGGCACTCGGTCCATGGGTGGTCGCGGTGCCTCCTCTGTCCGCATATAGTTGCCTTCATCCGCAGCAGGGCCATATGGCGTTCGGGGACTCTGCGAGGGAGTTTCCATCCGGGCGGCAAGACTTGGGAATGCGGCTTGCTGTAGCGGCTGCGGAGGGCCGCGGGCACGAGATTCGGTTGTCATTCGTGAATTGAAGCCCTGAGGCGGGGTTGATCCGAACGAATGCAAAACCGATGCCAGTGCATTTGGAGTTTCCATCATCATTTGAGAGGGTCTTCGGTTTGGGCGAGGGCTTTCGACGCCAGCGGAAACAGCAGAAGGCGATGGCAGTGGCTGCTGTACCGGTGCGGATGGCGAAGCATTATCGGGTATTTCCACTTGGAGTCGCTGAGGGCTGAAAGGGCTAAAAGCCCGAAATTGCTTTTGTGGTGCCATGGGCGATGCAAAGGGCGATGCAAAGGGCGATGCAAAGTGCGATGCCATAAAGGAATCAATTGGCGATTCAATCGGTGATGCAACAGGTGACGCCAAATATGCCGTATCGCTCAGCTCGCTTTGTCGATCCTGTTCACTCAATAcatcgccagcagcacctTCAATATCTTCAGCCCTCGCGCCATTCTCAATGCTCTTGGTACTTTCAACGGCTTCAACATGTTCAGCATCCTTAAACGGATGCGGCCGCTCCATTTGGATCGGGCTCTGCACCAGCTCTATTCCAAGCGTTCCAACGGCCACAGTCTGCTGGTTCACCACTCCATGGCCAAAGTCGAAATCAGAAAAGTTGCCTGCGAGGCCTTCTacacgatgctgctgctgttgccggtGCTTttcgagctcttcttcctcgacgACCATTgtgaagcttcttctccgagAGGAGATGAATGTCAACGTATCCCGTTTTGCGTGGACGTTTTGTACAACTGGCGATCCCCGCGTATCTTCGCTTTTGCGCGATGTTGACGAGGATGGGCTGGGAAGCATAGCAGGGCCAGGTCCGTTGGCGAATCCTGGAACGATAAATTGCTGCTGTGTCTGATTTACGCCTGCTTTCATGTCTGCCTCTCCATTCTGTTCCGCATCTGCTTCTACGCCTACCTCTCCATCAACCGGAGACATGGGAGGCCATTGTTCTTCGGTTTCGACCGACTGAGGAGGCGATGGATATCCAGCGTATCCTGAACCACGAATGCCAACATCGGGTCCGGGTTCACCAAACTCGTCAAACTCCCCCAATCCGGCCAGGCTCTCAGAATCCTTTCTGGTTggttctggctctggctcctGCTCCGGCATCAGCTCCGGCTCGGCTTTCAGATCAGACTGACCCAATGGGCTCTTGCTTCCCGATCTCTGTAAGCTACCACCTCCACTATGACTTGTGGAGTTTGTAGTACTTCCAGACTTCTTATTAAAACGGGCGTCGAGAGGATCTATCAAAGCAGACTGTCTCGAGCCCGcaggcagcggcggcaccTTGTCTACTCCAAATGGATTCGGTACAGCAAGGTTGGTCATGCTCGCATTCGGTTTCATCCAAGGCTTGAAGCCCCCGCCGTCGAGCCCATGCCGCAGGCTGCCCATGCTGGGTTTCCGGGGCGACGTGAGGTCGACCATGGACAAGGCCGCCGGCACGCCTTTGAGGGTAGCGCGCCAGCCCAGGTTTCGAGCAGTCGATGTCGAGGAGCCCGACCGGGAGGAGGTCTGCTGGGGCGGCGGGAATTTGAAGCTGTCATTGGGGCTGTTTTTGCCATATCGCTGATTCGACTGGGCCACTTGCTTTTTGTCGGATTGCTTGCTCCTGTGGCAGATAGAGGCGTTAGCTGCGATGACATTTTCGTAAAACACATGGTAGGAAAGACAAATTGAAGGGCATCTCACTGagacttcttcttgtcgccaCCGAACCTGAGGCCGAAAAACGACACCATTTTGAAGCGACTGCGGTCTAAGCCAATACCGTCAACTCTTCCCCGACCCAAATTTCGCCTGCTCAGTCTGCAGTCTCTggaatcgtcgtcgtctctgcCCTTGGCT is drawn from Trichoderma atroviride chromosome 7, complete sequence and contains these coding sequences:
- a CDS encoding uncharacterized protein (EggNog:ENOG41~TransMembrane:6 (o22-42i54-75o95-122i134-164o192-211i223-245o)), encoding MDFPGPPPPGIDLSQDRSANLIGAWSSTWGMAVIAVILRVSCRKLVKVRLWLDDWLIIISLLFSGGFMFTVSIYMVNNGFCKHIWAGPPEAGRDWALGLFTTEFTYTVALCLVKLSIITFYWRIFIIRLVDKIILGILAGMVICWGVGSMITSVLQCIPISALWNQFDPINPPDPSTFECSVKVHPFFIGKAVPHIATDILILIFPLPYIWNLRLRLSQKIATSFIFGVGIFVTAVSITRLVFVLELDLNSPDVTWNECTEMIWTGVETYVGTVCGMYRRSRISCLSPKHVANGTRLACLPSLKPIFNLILYGSIYPKSYYRPNVSDAETIHEIAEAAKRRYHHQQRDASIPSAYLFASMRGAMDLHTFEQLSGTEAGSVRSMHEFTAGDIEMESHGEGFKGSRSDEAKRQDGT
- a CDS encoding uncharacterized protein (EggNog:ENOG41) — protein: MRASELAAKEVTYRPPCLFPSSKETFTTLKTWLQECSETHSECQQLQQSAKSPGKAASGPRRLLHLSGNASHPQIRLQENHTASKVPQYIALSYCWGGDQPVKLLNYLVQSWVKDMPYAQLPQTLKDAIQVTMDLGLQHLWVDALCIIQDSDQDKAEQISRMADIYEQAYVTISAARATAVPEGFLHSRYIAGEQSFRMPFTCEDGQPSAVILWQGRELDAWEPIDKRSWCLQESILSPRVLEYGTHNIRYHCARSRGDESQLQSDGWIGHSKAFAQLNMSHPLTSSVDWASLDDPYKFVQVWQTLVSHYTRRGLGWYQDKLLAISAIARKMSRSTNKTYIAGLWAEHLGELLRWHPNHDPDAQETPRRHATYVAPSWSWGSFSGEIDFTFGSSLYLLELVSCEVVTTMANDEFSAVTAARLEIKTLLFRARIRKGFYGWSLWDEQTQDEVDGSMRFDVAEDAVDGEVAEDEQVLLALVMSQDALLLKKAQTSSGDVYTRIGVYREGQRSTNLPRWEMGQVVII
- a CDS encoding uncharacterized protein (MEROPS:MER0044357); its protein translation is MYATRFPILTMHDMVRAQFRLLDHLGIDRLYASVGSSMGGMQSLAAAVLFPERVSRVATISGCARSHPYSIAMRHTQRQVLMMDPNWNRGFYYGRVPPHAGMKLAREIATVTYRSGPEWEQRFGRRRADPSKPPALCPDFLIETYLDHAGEKWCLTYDPNSLLYVSKAMDLFDLGYENQASTQARRAARKDALAAGEYSESADAQCSLTLPSEPYQEQPDSQSSTEFGGTSDSPSSPPNPASSRPPEDLIRGLSALRDIPTLVMGVASDILFPAWQQREIAESLRLGGNRSVTHVELSEETSLFGHDTFLLDLKNVGGEFEVVFELDEEKWGSCA
- a CDS encoding uncharacterized protein (EggNog:ENOG41), producing the protein MVSFFGLRFGGDKKKSQSKQSDKKQVAQSNQRYGKNSPNDSFKFPPPQQTSSRSGSSTSTARNLGWRATLKGVPAALSMVDLTSPRKPSMGSLRHGLDGGGFKPWMKPNASMTNLAVPNPFGVDKVPPLPAGSRQSALIDPLDARFNKKSGSTTNSTSHSGGGSLQRSGSKSPLGQSDLKAEPELMPEQEPEPEPTRKDSESLAGLGEFDEFGEPGPDVGIRGSGYAGYPSPPQSVETEEQWPPMSPVDGEVGVEADAEQNGEADMKAGVNQTQQQFIVPGFANGPGPAMLPSPSSSTSRKSEDTRGSPVVQNVHAKRDTLTFISSRRRSFTMVVEEEELEKHRQQQQHRVEGLAGNFSDFDFGHGVVNQQTVAVGTLGIELVQSPIQMERPHPFKDAEHVEAVESTKSIENGARAEDIEGAAGDVLSEQDRQSELSDTAYLASPVASPIESPIDSFMASHFASPFASPFASPMAPQKQFRAFSPFSPQRLQVEIPDNASPSAPVQQPLPSPSAVSAGVESPRPNRRPSQMMMETPNALASVLHSFGSTPPQGFNSRMTTESRARGPPQPLQQAAFPSLAARMETPSQSPRTPYGPAADEGNYMRTEEAPRPPMDRVPMSPFAARTPMEGEFPVMKGLPRGRQPLRPQVPFEDSPDRRTEERSPRPFSKWGGFGFDRSDTRNSPTAKTTTNSKGSAPGLTKLVSLNPYIRYCTANS